A region of the Pseudomonadota bacterium genome:
GCTCGTGGTGAAGGGCGGCGCGCACAGCTACAAGGGCCAGTCATGCGCGCCGGACTCGCTGCTGGTATGGACCCGCCACTTCGACGGCATCACGCTGCACGATGCCTTCACGCCCCAGGGCGCGCCCTCGGGAACCCCACCCGTCGCGGCGGTGTCGGTCGACGCGGGGGCGGTGTGGCTGCAGGTCTACGATCGCGTGGTGACCCACGCGAAGCGCTACGTGCAGGGCGGCGGATGCGCGTCGGTAGGGGTGGCCGGCCACCTGCAGACCGGCGGCTTCGGAAGCTACTCGAAGCGCTACGGCATGAGCGCGGCCGGCATCATCGAGCTCGAGCTGGTGACCTCCGACGGCAAGGTGCGCACGGTCAACCGCTTTCAGGAGCCCGACCTCTTCTGGGCCTGGAGGGGTGCGGGGGCGGCCTTCGGCATCGCCACACGGGTCACGATGCGCACGCCTCCCCTCCCCGAGCACTTCGGCGCAGCCAGCGGCGTGATCAAGGCGGCCACCGAGGCCGACTTCACGAATCTGGTGAACACCTTCCTGGAGATGTATCGAGACGGTCTCATGAACCCCCACTGGGGCGAGCAGGCGAGCTTTGACGGCGAGAACCGACTGTCGCTGGCGCTCTTGTTCCAGGGCCTTTCGCAGGTCGAGGCCGAGAAGGCGCTGCAGCCGCTCGTCGACCACGTGGCGGCACACAAAGGGCTCTCGTGGGAGCACCCGTTGCGGGTGAGCGTCATCCCAGCCTGGCAGCAGTGGAGCTACGCGCGCCTCTCGAAGATCACGCCCTCGCCCATCGTCGAGGACAAGCGCGCAGGAACCCCCGCCGGTCGATACTGGTGGAAAGGCGATGCCGGCCAGGTGAGCCTGTTCTGGGCGGGCTACGAGTCGGGCTGGCTGCACGAGCGGCTGCTCGAGGGCGCGTCGCTGCCGCGGCTGACACGGTCGCTGGTGGCC
Encoded here:
- a CDS encoding FAD-binding oxidoreductase, which encodes DAALAAMPQPARWVRPGDAAWPTEAQWAVLNQRVGGRLHAVADPLATCRRQPGSAEAEQVLADMRNPFYVQEQAGATESSGWIDGWTTAPSARAVEVRSAQDVAAAVDFARAHNLRLVVKGGAHSYKGQSCAPDSLLVWTRHFDGITLHDAFTPQGAPSGTPPVAAVSVDAGAVWLQVYDRVVTHAKRYVQGGGCASVGVAGHLQTGGFGSYSKRYGMSAAGIIELELVTSDGKVRTVNRFQEPDLFWAWRGAGAAFGIATRVTMRTPPLPEHFGAASGVIKAATEADFTNLVNTFLEMYRDGLMNPHWGEQASFDGENRLSLALLFQGLSQVEAEKALQPLVDHVAAHKGLSWEHPLRVSVIPAWQQWSYARLSKITPSPIVEDKRAGTPAGRYWWKGDAGQVSLFWAGYESGWLHERLLEGASLPRLTRSLVAASRLQTVALHFNKGLAGAPSEAREEVRRDLCVNPVAADAFALVIIADGQQARWNGVPGHEPDAAELRRKARRVIDAMEIVRTVAPDAGGYSSEMGYHAKDWREAAWGPHYPRLLALKKRYDPVGLFVGHHYVGSEG